In Rhizoctonia solani chromosome 7, complete sequence, one DNA window encodes the following:
- a CDS encoding GMC oxidoreductase, with amino-acid sequence MPIVGPQDFVASEFDYIVVGGGTAGLVVAARLSENPTVRVGVLEAGEYVPDEPNINVPGYFGRTIGNPAYDWGFLTVPQKDANGRLIYHPRGKVLGGSSALNFMTLGRGSEAEYDAFEALGNPGWNFKEFQRYFSKSETAHALPEGTAKKYGAEVIAPAGADGPIARSYPGWFSDLHLPLFDAYKTLGVDVNVDPNGGNNVGITTTACAIVPGKSTRSYSVTGYWEPYADRKNLILVTGARATKVALSKQGDLFLATGVEFVHGPEGEETDYTARARREVILSSGTFQSPQLLELSGIGQRRVLESVGIPVQVELNGVGENLQDHVYVPTMYEVTPDHETLDVLHEPEAHTREWEKFETKGEGMYASTHSAFSFLPLDAFAEEAEAQRVRVSLDDEGARYSSKGEKKLHGLLKAWMAPGTNTPAQAEIIHYPGFFPNPVTRPTPGHRYQSFLAALMHPASRGTSHVVSSDALAKPAIDPRYMSAASDVELLAAAVRFIVRLSKAGTMGPRVIGETMGAETADQDVKEYVKNKFEPVYHPIGTCSMLPFEDGGVVDSQLKVYGTANLRVVDASVIPIHLSCHIQSTVYAIAEKASDIIKATAV; translated from the exons ATGCCCATCGTAGGACCTCAAGATTTTGTTGCGAGCGAGTTTGACTATATTGTTGTTG GGGGAGGAACAGCAG GCCTCGTCGTTGCTGCTCG TCTGTCGGAAAATCCCACGGTCCGTGTCGGAGTACTCGAAGCCGGAGAATACGTGCCCGATGAACCCAACATCAATGTTCCGGGATATTTCGGACGCACAATCGGTAATCCAGCGTACGACTGGGGATTCCTGACGGTTCCTCAAAAAGATGCGAACGGTCGCTTGATCTATCATCCACG CGGCAAAGTCCTTGGAGGATCGTCTGCT CTTAATTTCATGACCTTGGGAAG AGGTTCTGAAGCAGAATACGATG CGTTCGAGGCTCTCGGTAATCCCGGCTGGAATTTCAAGGAGTTCCAACGCTACTTCTCGAAATCCGAGACGGCCCATGCATTGCCCGAAGGAACGGCGAAGAAGTATGGTGCTGAAGTGATTGCACCTGCAGGAGCCGACGGCCCGATTGCACGTTCGTATCCTGGTTGGTTCAGCGACCTCCATCTTCCACTGTTCGACGCATACAAGACACTTGGGGTGGACGTAAACGTCGATCCA AATGGAGGAAACAATGTTGGAATTACCACGACCGCATGTGCGATTGTTCCGGGCAAATCGACTCGTTCCTACTCGGTTACA GGCTATTGGGAGCCATACGCGGACCGCAAGAACCTCATATTGGTTACTGGTGCACGCGCGACCAAGGTCGCACTTTCCAAACAGGGCGACCTCTTCCTCGCGACCGGGGTTGAATTCGTCCACGGGCCCGAAGGCGAAGAAACAGACTACACCGCCAGGGCAAGGCGTGAGGTTATTTTGTCCTCTGGTACCTTCCAGAGCCCCCAACTTTTGGAGCTCTCGG GAATTGGTCAACGCCGCGTTCTCGAATCTGTTGGTATTCCCGTTCAAGTTGAACTGAATGGAGTAGGCGAGAATTTGCAAGACCATGTGTACGTACCTACGATGTACGAAGTCACACCAGACCATGAGACCCTCGATGTACTCCACGAACCTGAGGCACACACTCGCGAGTGGGAGAAGTT TGAGACCAAGGGGGAGGGCATGTATGCGTCCACTCATTCGGCCTTCAGTTTTTTGCCTCTTGATGCATTCGCTGAGGAGGCAGAGGCCCAGAGGGTCCGTGTCTCCCTCGATGATGAAGGCGCGCGCTACTCAAGCAAGGGCGAAAAGAAGCTGCATGGTCTTCTGAAAGCCTGGATGGCTCCGGGTACAAATACCCCAGCTCAAGCCGA GATTATCCACTACCCA GGCTTTTTCCCAAATCCTGTTACACGGCCGACCCCCGGACATCGTTATCAATCCTTCTTGGCTGCGTTAATGCATCCAGCCTCTCGTGGAACATCTCATGTCGTTTCCAGCGACGCCCTGGCGAAGCCGGCGATTGATCCCAGGTACATGTCCGCAGCCTCGGACGTCGAACTCCTAGCGGCAGCTGTCCGCTTCATTGTACGCCTGAGCAAGGCAGGCACAATGGGTCCTCGTGTGATCGGCGAGACTATGGGAGCTGAGACCGCTGATCAAGATGTCAAAGAATATGTGAAGAACAAG TTTGAGCCTGTGTACCACCCAATTGGAACCTGCTCCATGCTCCCCTTTGAAGACGGTGGCGTAGTAGACTCCCAGCTCAAAGTATATGGTACGGCTAACTTGCGTGTTGTGGATGCAAGTGTCATTCCAATTCATTTGAGCTGTCATATCCA ATCTACCGTCTATGCGATCGCCGAGAAG GCTTCTGACATTATCAAGGCTACTGCCGTCTAA